The following coding sequences are from one Virgibacillus necropolis window:
- the gvpO gene encoding gas vesicle protein GvpO: MHIMDEVTEFFKEHIAPPHKIISVKKQEENEGWRVLVEVIEEKDYMKKYAHDQMVGLYEVFLDNEESVTGFSRISLRYRSVLEEQEQG; encoded by the coding sequence ATGCACATTATGGATGAAGTTACAGAATTTTTTAAAGAACACATCGCACCGCCACACAAAATTATTTCTGTTAAAAAACAAGAAGAAAACGAAGGATGGCGAGTGTTAGTAGAAGTAATTGAGGAAAAAGATTATATGAAAAAATATGCTCATGACCAAATGGTTGGACTGTATGAGGTATTTCTTGATAACGAAGAGAGTGTTACAGGTTTTTCACGTATAAGCTTACGGTATCGAAGTGTACTTGAAGAACAAGAACAAGGATAG
- the gvpA gene encoding gas vesicle structural protein GvpA, producing MAIQKSTDSSSLAEVIDRILDKGIVIDAFVRVSVVGIELITVEARVVIASVDTWLRYAEAVGLLRDEVEEDGLADRLSARSNGVNYDEEESYA from the coding sequence ATGGCTATACAAAAGTCAACCGATAGTTCAAGCTTAGCAGAGGTAATCGACAGAATTTTAGATAAGGGTATTGTTATTGATGCATTTGTTCGTGTGTCAGTAGTTGGAATTGAATTAATTACTGTTGAAGCACGTGTCGTAATTGCGAGTGTTGATACTTGGTTACGTTATGCAGAAGCAGTTGGATTGTTACGTGACGAAGTAGAAGAAGATGGTCTTGCTGATCGCTTATCTGCTCGTTCAAACGGCGTAAATTACGATGAAGAAGAATCATATGCTTAA
- the gvpQ gene encoding gas vesicle protein GvpQ, which produces MNAPKKVKEHQGSTVFAGGFTALAASTLLVPKVRKRVKNVIKRADDPTELKEAAKKEAKQEVAVQAKKKFKEGIQSKVKGAAGNLQKKKEENANKVHANAGKVEEKAQGTLLKLRDKIAGVKDAGESFQKKLKGKTDSDDQISGVKDIKGANNIKSSTGIKSSNNIKGPKDIRHSSDIK; this is translated from the coding sequence ATGAATGCACCCAAGAAGGTAAAAGAACATCAAGGCTCTACGGTATTCGCCGGTGGTTTCACAGCATTAGCTGCTTCCACTCTTTTAGTTCCTAAGGTTAGAAAGCGTGTAAAGAACGTTATAAAACGTGCAGACGATCCTACTGAACTAAAAGAGGCTGCAAAGAAAGAAGCAAAACAAGAAGTGGCGGTTCAAGCGAAAAAGAAGTTTAAAGAAGGCATTCAATCAAAAGTAAAGGGCGCTGCAGGCAATTTACAAAAGAAGAAAGAAGAAAATGCTAATAAGGTTCACGCAAACGCCGGAAAAGTAGAGGAAAAAGCGCAAGGAACTTTATTGAAGCTTCGCGATAAAATCGCTGGTGTGAAAGATGCTGGTGAATCTTTTCAAAAGAAATTGAAAGGCAAAACAGACTCAGATGATCAAATTTCTGGAGTAAAGGATATAAAGGGAGCTAATAATATTAAAAGCTCAACTGGAATTAAAAGTTCAAATAATATAAAAGGACCAAAAGATATCCGTCACTCTTCAGATATCAAATAG
- a CDS encoding competence protein ComK: protein MVKVMTSVFIITRATKAIVSKESSYYRSLILESKNERHSLHKPEQIIDNTCLLYGSTLEGRRTAAKDILKITSKIPVPVIPDKGVYMLPTSSTKNKERVWLAYHHIDFYEQRNDKTFVAFTDGSGLYVNASETTIDMQYKRASQLIVKLNRSTLFGRRTTPFHPNNPNNQN, encoded by the coding sequence ATGGTAAAAGTAATGACATCAGTTTTCATTATTACAAGGGCAACAAAAGCAATTGTATCAAAGGAATCATCGTATTATCGGTCACTGATTTTGGAAAGCAAAAATGAACGCCATTCTCTACATAAACCGGAGCAGATTATTGACAATACATGTTTGCTATACGGGTCGACACTTGAAGGTAGGCGTACCGCTGCGAAGGATATTTTGAAAATAACTAGTAAAATTCCAGTTCCCGTGATTCCTGATAAAGGGGTCTATATGCTGCCAACTTCCTCGACCAAAAACAAAGAGCGTGTTTGGCTTGCTTATCACCATATCGACTTCTATGAGCAACGAAACGATAAAACGTTTGTTGCATTTACTGACGGAAGTGGGCTATATGTAAATGCTTCTGAAACAACGATAGACATGCAGTACAAACGAGCAAGTCAGCTTATTGTAAAGCTTAACCGATCAACATTGTTCGGACGAAGAACCACTCCCTTCCACCCTAATAACCCTAACAATCAAAACTAA
- a CDS encoding efflux RND transporter periplasmic adaptor subunit, producing the protein MNQLRITLTVLILITMLAACTQDEEKSADKKETVAQVETTTVTKGDLIIERSIYGRTAPSRTSPILLQTPGEITSLEVQNGDQVEEDDVIATIQSSQGTQTIYAETAGQIAQLKSEEGTIVTNQEPFAVIVDLDELTLNLTVTAEATSLFEQGDKYPVIINETEIDAEITSIGTLPDETGLYPIEAKIIKEDDALLPGMVAEMSVPENTIEDALIIPTEAVVQESDKSFIYIIQDGKAVEKSIEVIETQSDKTAFQGDVKKDDQVVTSGQLTLSDGTKVNVVKEG; encoded by the coding sequence ATGAACCAATTACGTATAACGCTGACAGTACTAATTTTAATTACCATGCTTGCAGCTTGTACTCAAGATGAGGAAAAAAGTGCTGATAAAAAAGAGACAGTAGCACAAGTCGAAACAACAACCGTTACAAAAGGTGATTTGATAATAGAACGTTCTATTTATGGCCGTACAGCTCCGTCCCGCACATCACCAATCCTGCTTCAAACGCCTGGTGAAATTACGTCATTAGAAGTTCAGAATGGTGATCAGGTGGAAGAAGATGACGTTATTGCAACAATCCAATCTAGCCAGGGAACGCAAACAATATACGCAGAAACAGCTGGCCAAATTGCCCAGCTTAAAAGCGAAGAAGGAACAATTGTAACGAATCAAGAGCCATTTGCGGTGATTGTTGATCTAGATGAATTAACACTAAATTTAACCGTCACAGCAGAAGCGACATCTTTATTCGAACAAGGTGATAAATACCCAGTCATAATCAACGAAACCGAGATCGACGCAGAAATTACATCGATTGGAACACTTCCAGACGAAACGGGTCTGTATCCGATAGAAGCGAAAATTATAAAAGAAGATGATGCGCTTTTACCAGGGATGGTTGCAGAAATGAGCGTTCCAGAAAATACGATTGAAGACGCGCTAATCATACCAACAGAAGCGGTTGTTCAAGAAAGTGACAAATCATTTATTTATATCATTCAAGATGGAAAAGCGGTTGAAAAAAGTATCGAAGTGATCGAGACACAATCAGATAAAACTGCCTTTCAAGGCGATGTGAAAAAGGATGACCAAGTCGTAACAAGTGGCCAACTGACGCTATCTGATGGGACTAAGGTCAACGTTGTGAAAGAGGGGTAA
- a CDS encoding efflux RND transporter permease subunit, with product MKLVSTSVKRPVGVIMIVLAILALGVVSLRSLTIDLFPEIELPIAVVATTYEDAASQEVENLVSRPIESAISSVEGVETLQSQSQSGSSLVIMMFSNGVDLDQSLIDVREKIDQVKSFLPEGAGDPSVLRFSPDQLPVMWVGLTGKDSAALTAIAEDEIVPYMERQAGVASVTVEGGKEREIQLILDQAKMRQYGVTTQTLVQSLNSTNQSASAGAVDKGNKDLQIRITGELKSVEDINQTIIQTESGATIHIDDVAEVRDTFKKSNSLTLVNGEPSIVLSVMKKSDGNTVDVATNIKSSISDLNKELPSDVNLDVIIDTSEFIEMSISSVVQNIIIGGIISFFILLLFLKSLRATIVIGLSIPIAIIATFTLMYFTGETLNVLTLGGLALGIGMMVDSSIVILENIYAYRQKGYSLYESATKGASELAPAVIASTTTTLVVFLPIVYVEGIASDLFTPLALAVSFSLIASLVVSVTLVPMLSSKLLSKAMEDKGRRYWFDRLMDRVYEGYRSVLKWVLKHRKTTVVGTFLAIVASLALFPLIGAEFVPSSDQGQIEIRVETEPGSSLEHTEAIVEETNDKLTAYQDVMETSYVSVGGGGFDPTSTSVNTGTYTIQLVPSTDREKTTTDIVQEMDHDLQSIVGAEVTVSAVGGGLGTGDPVQIQLNGPEHEVLTDLSNQVVSVISEVDGVYNPESSASKGVPQMNLIINEDKAATYGLTEQQIIGQVQLQFTGQVATQFREGGNEMNVVLLYPEDERSTINDLQDMKIQSPTGASIPLETVAQFEEVQGPVTLLRQNQQAQMNVTSEIVDRDLASVVDDIETKLSNLSLPEGYSYEIGGQAQDMAESFRDLSIALIFSIFLVYAVMAVQFENFLFPLIIMFSMPATVIGVMVGLFITGLPLSIPAFIGIIMLAGIVVNNSIVLVDYINILRRKGVDRYEAILEAGPSRLRPILMTTLTTILAMIPLALALGEGAETQQPLAVTIIFGLGISSIFTLLLIPVVYTLLDDLTAKFTRRKKSKRDGAENLS from the coding sequence TTGAAGCTAGTAAGTACATCAGTTAAGCGCCCAGTTGGTGTCATCATGATCGTGCTCGCGATCCTCGCACTGGGTGTCGTTTCCCTTCGAAGTCTAACCATAGATCTTTTTCCGGAAATTGAACTACCAATTGCGGTTGTAGCAACTACATACGAAGACGCAGCATCTCAGGAAGTTGAAAATTTAGTAAGTCGACCAATTGAATCAGCAATCAGTTCTGTCGAAGGAGTAGAAACACTTCAATCCCAGTCACAATCCGGTTCGTCGCTAGTCATCATGATGTTTAGTAATGGCGTGGATTTAGATCAATCTTTAATCGATGTTAGGGAAAAAATTGATCAAGTTAAAAGCTTCCTACCAGAAGGGGCAGGAGATCCAAGTGTATTACGGTTCAGCCCGGATCAGCTGCCAGTCATGTGGGTTGGTCTAACTGGAAAAGATTCTGCAGCACTAACCGCCATTGCAGAAGATGAAATCGTGCCATACATGGAACGCCAAGCCGGTGTCGCGTCCGTCACAGTTGAAGGTGGAAAAGAGCGCGAAATACAGCTCATTCTGGATCAAGCAAAAATGCGCCAATACGGGGTGACAACACAAACCCTTGTCCAATCTCTGAATAGTACTAATCAATCGGCGTCAGCTGGAGCTGTTGATAAAGGAAATAAAGATCTACAAATACGAATTACTGGTGAATTAAAGTCGGTTGAAGACATTAACCAAACGATTATTCAGACTGAGTCAGGCGCAACAATCCATATTGATGATGTCGCTGAAGTGAGGGATACATTTAAAAAATCAAACTCACTCACCCTAGTAAACGGAGAACCATCAATCGTATTATCCGTTATGAAAAAATCGGATGGGAATACGGTTGACGTCGCAACAAATATTAAAAGTAGCATATCTGATTTGAATAAAGAACTTCCATCAGACGTGAATTTAGACGTCATTATTGATACATCTGAATTCATTGAAATGTCGATTAGTTCAGTTGTTCAAAATATCATCATTGGAGGAATTATCTCCTTCTTTATTTTACTGTTATTTTTGAAAAGTTTACGTGCAACAATTGTTATTGGATTATCCATCCCAATCGCCATAATCGCAACGTTTACACTGATGTATTTTACCGGCGAAACATTAAACGTCTTAACACTTGGTGGATTGGCGCTCGGAATTGGAATGATGGTCGACAGCTCAATCGTAATTTTAGAAAATATATACGCATATAGGCAAAAGGGATATAGCTTATATGAGTCAGCAACAAAAGGTGCATCTGAACTAGCACCAGCGGTTATCGCGTCAACTACCACAACATTGGTTGTATTTTTGCCAATCGTTTATGTAGAGGGTATTGCATCCGATTTATTTACGCCACTGGCACTTGCGGTTTCCTTTTCACTCATTGCCTCATTGGTTGTATCGGTGACACTAGTACCAATGCTTTCGTCAAAGTTACTGTCCAAAGCAATGGAGGATAAAGGGCGTCGCTACTGGTTTGACCGCTTAATGGACCGTGTTTACGAAGGCTATCGCAGCGTATTGAAATGGGTTCTCAAACACAGGAAAACAACTGTTGTAGGAACGTTCCTTGCGATTGTTGCGAGTCTTGCACTATTCCCATTGATTGGTGCGGAATTTGTTCCATCATCAGACCAGGGACAAATCGAGATTCGTGTTGAAACGGAGCCCGGGAGCTCCCTCGAGCACACGGAAGCGATAGTGGAGGAAACAAATGATAAACTAACAGCGTATCAAGACGTGATGGAAACGAGCTATGTGAGTGTTGGTGGGGGAGGATTTGACCCGACAAGCACCAGTGTAAATACGGGAACATACACGATTCAATTAGTCCCATCAACCGATCGTGAGAAAACGACAACTGACATCGTGCAGGAAATGGATCATGATTTACAATCGATTGTTGGAGCGGAAGTTACCGTAAGTGCCGTTGGAGGAGGACTTGGGACAGGTGATCCTGTTCAAATTCAATTAAATGGTCCTGAACATGAAGTTTTAACTGACCTATCGAATCAAGTCGTAAGCGTTATTTCAGAGGTGGATGGTGTATACAATCCAGAGTCATCTGCATCTAAAGGTGTACCACAGATGAATTTGATCATTAATGAGGATAAAGCAGCAACCTATGGACTAACGGAGCAGCAAATAATTGGTCAAGTACAATTACAATTTACTGGCCAGGTTGCCACCCAGTTCCGTGAAGGCGGCAATGAAATGAATGTCGTACTACTGTATCCAGAAGACGAACGCAGTACCATCAATGATTTGCAGGATATGAAAATTCAATCACCAACAGGCGCATCCATCCCACTCGAAACGGTAGCGCAATTTGAAGAGGTGCAAGGTCCAGTTACACTACTTCGTCAAAATCAACAAGCCCAAATGAACGTGACTAGTGAAATAGTGGATCGTGACCTAGCAAGTGTTGTCGATGATATCGAAACAAAACTAAGCAACCTGAGTTTACCAGAAGGATATAGCTATGAGATAGGCGGTCAAGCGCAAGACATGGCTGAATCATTCCGTGATCTATCCATTGCCTTGATATTCTCGATATTCCTAGTATACGCAGTAATGGCCGTACAATTTGAGAACTTCCTATTCCCATTAATCATCATGTTCTCCATGCCAGCAACTGTCATCGGAGTCATGGTCGGCCTATTTATCACAGGTTTACCATTGAGTATTCCAGCCTTCATTGGGATCATCATGCTCGCCGGAATAGTCGTAAATAATTCAATTGTATTAGTCGACTATATCAACATTTTGCGGCGAAAAGGCGTCGATCGTTACGAAGCGATTCTAGAAGCGGGACCGAGTCGTTTGCGCCCAATTCTCATGACAACATTAACAACAATATTAGCGATGATTCCGTTAGCATTAGCACTAGGGGAAGGGGCAGAAACACAGCAGCCACTCGCAGTAACAATCATATTCGGACTCGGAATCTCAAGTATCTTTACACTACTATTGATCCCAGTCGTCTATACATTGCTAGATGATCTAACGGCGAAATTTACGAGACGGAAGAAAAGTAAAAGGGATGGTGCAGAAAACCTTTCGTAA
- a CDS encoding threonine/serine exporter family protein, with amino-acid sequence MIAAHLVTSFVAAAGFGVLFNAPRKSLIQCGLVGMFGWILYYMLTDGGMDVVPATVFASMLVAVLSQICARVFKTPIIVFIVSGIIPLVPGGIAYDAMRNFVENDYYTAVQLSAKVMLLSGGIAIGLMFSEVANQIIRKQLRKRVES; translated from the coding sequence ATGATTGCTGCACATCTTGTAACTAGTTTCGTTGCCGCAGCTGGTTTTGGTGTGTTATTTAATGCGCCAAGAAAATCCTTGATTCAGTGTGGCTTAGTTGGAATGTTCGGATGGATTTTGTACTACATGCTCACTGACGGGGGTATGGATGTTGTTCCAGCGACGGTCTTTGCTTCTATGCTAGTTGCAGTACTGAGCCAAATTTGTGCACGTGTCTTTAAAACGCCAATTATCGTGTTTATCGTATCAGGAATTATTCCCCTTGTACCTGGTGGGATAGCGTATGACGCAATGCGCAATTTCGTGGAGAATGATTATTATACAGCGGTACAGTTGTCAGCGAAAGTTATGCTGTTATCTGGCGGGATCGCAATTGGATTAATGTTTTCAGAGGTGGCTAATCAGATCATCCGAAAGCAATTGAGAAAACGTGTGGAATCATAG
- a CDS encoding threonine/serine exporter family protein: MNMDVSIAKVCMLAGKIMLESGAETYRVEDTMNRIAVSYGLSNAQSYATPTGIIFSVDRVEKTNFIRISKRSTDLHKIAEVNSISRKLTGDELVLSEALLLLEDVDQARLEFAGWIQIIAAAFVAGCFTIMFGGTWPDFIPSLVAGGIGYVVMLFFARLVEIRFIAEFIASFVIGMLAILFIQSGVGVEMDKIIIGAVMPLVPGLHITNAVRDLMAGHLVAGVSKGVEAVLTAFAIGAGIAVAFAFI, encoded by the coding sequence ATGAATATGGATGTTTCCATTGCAAAGGTCTGTATGCTTGCAGGCAAAATCATGCTTGAGAGTGGTGCGGAGACGTATCGGGTGGAGGATACGATGAACCGGATTGCGGTATCCTATGGGTTATCAAATGCACAAAGTTATGCGACGCCAACTGGGATTATCTTTTCCGTTGATCGTGTGGAAAAGACAAACTTTATTCGAATTTCCAAGCGTTCGACGGATTTACATAAAATTGCAGAAGTTAACAGTATTTCAAGGAAATTAACCGGGGATGAATTGGTCTTATCAGAAGCATTGTTATTGCTGGAAGACGTAGACCAGGCTAGACTTGAGTTTGCAGGTTGGATTCAAATTATCGCTGCTGCTTTTGTTGCTGGATGTTTCACCATTATGTTCGGTGGTACGTGGCCAGACTTTATTCCATCTTTAGTAGCAGGCGGAATTGGGTATGTTGTAATGCTGTTTTTTGCTCGGTTAGTAGAAATTCGCTTCATCGCCGAGTTCATTGCGTCCTTCGTCATTGGCATGTTAGCTATTTTATTTATCCAAAGTGGTGTGGGCGTAGAAATGGATAAGATTATTATTGGTGCAGTAATGCCACTTGTTCCAGGGTTGCATATCACAAATGCAGTGCGCGATTTGATGGCTGGGCATTTGGTTGCTGGTGTTTCAAAAGGTGTTGAAGCTGTTCTAACTGCATTTGCGATTGGTGCTGGAATTGCAGTTGCGTTTGCGTTTATATAA
- a CDS encoding DUF2935 domain-containing protein: MQYYYGNQWPLRVLDESEFWKEQEAEHTVVIRELLPNLEQDFVESLKRWEDVLTTTKQHVTRFIESVVRSKNQISPQLSQQVLELASFCLQESVAFIEFCRKIKSESKVVVDNQMAKTVINHIIDESEYFIGIAQTILYEH; the protein is encoded by the coding sequence GTGCAATATTATTATGGGAACCAGTGGCCCTTGCGTGTGCTGGATGAGTCGGAGTTTTGGAAAGAGCAAGAAGCAGAGCATACGGTTGTGATCCGGGAGTTATTGCCTAATTTAGAGCAGGATTTTGTGGAGAGTTTGAAGCGTTGGGAAGACGTTTTGACGACAACAAAACAGCATGTGACTCGATTTATTGAGTCGGTAGTTCGGAGCAAGAACCAAATTTCACCGCAACTGTCTCAGCAGGTGTTGGAGTTAGCTTCATTTTGTTTGCAGGAGAGCGTCGCGTTCATCGAGTTTTGCCGGAAAATAAAGTCAGAAAGCAAGGTGGTAGTTGATAATCAAATGGCCAAAACAGTTATCAATCATATAATCGATGAATCAGAATATTTTATCGGTATTGCCCAAACAATTTTATATGAACACTAA
- a CDS encoding glycosyltransferase family 4 protein, whose translation MFNYVDLSVAFLIALLSTYLLTYPVKKLAIKLKIMDFPNHRKIHKAITPKLGGLAIFLGVILAGLYLQPQHEHLPEIFLGAVVILLTGAIDDKYQVRPVIKLTGQLIAASFLISSGLIIDKITIPFFGMIDLGLVSVLVTVLWVVGITNAINLIDGLDGLATGVSTIALISMFIMAIIDFQLVTAYICILLIGANIGFLFHNFYPAKIYMGDTGSNFLGYSIAVVSMLGLFKNITLFSFIIPVIVLAVPIFDTLFAIVRRAYNKENIMLADNKHIHYRLLNAGYSHRKSVLIIYAFSALFGCMAILFSNAKLYVTLLVAILVLLIIHIFAEFAGLVLHGKRPVVDSIKKATKKRKKNR comes from the coding sequence ATGTTTAACTACGTTGATCTATCTGTCGCGTTTCTTATTGCATTACTATCAACTTATTTATTAACCTATCCAGTCAAGAAACTAGCAATCAAACTTAAAATAATGGACTTTCCAAATCATCGAAAAATCCATAAGGCAATAACACCAAAGCTTGGAGGGCTCGCCATCTTTCTTGGTGTAATTTTGGCAGGCCTATACTTACAACCACAACATGAGCATCTACCAGAGATATTTTTGGGGGCAGTTGTGATCCTACTGACAGGTGCAATTGACGACAAATACCAAGTAAGACCCGTCATCAAACTAACTGGTCAACTGATTGCAGCATCATTTCTCATTTCGTCAGGACTCATCATAGACAAAATAACGATACCATTCTTCGGTATGATTGATTTGGGGCTCGTGAGCGTACTAGTCACTGTTTTATGGGTGGTCGGTATCACAAATGCTATCAACCTAATAGACGGCCTTGACGGATTAGCAACGGGTGTATCCACAATCGCCTTAATTAGTATGTTTATCATGGCCATCATTGATTTTCAGCTAGTGACGGCATACATTTGTATCTTATTAATCGGTGCCAACATCGGATTCCTATTTCACAACTTTTACCCGGCCAAAATATACATGGGCGACACTGGGTCAAATTTTCTCGGCTATTCTATTGCTGTGGTATCCATGCTTGGACTGTTTAAAAACATCACATTATTTAGCTTTATTATCCCAGTCATCGTACTAGCTGTGCCAATTTTTGATACACTATTTGCTATCGTTCGCCGCGCATATAATAAAGAAAATATCATGCTTGCCGATAATAAACATATACACTACCGATTACTAAATGCAGGCTATAGCCATCGCAAATCTGTATTGATTATCTATGCATTTAGTGCGCTATTTGGGTGCATGGCTATCCTGTTTTCGAATGCGAAACTTTATGTCACGCTTCTTGTCGCTATACTTGTGCTGCTAATTATCCACATTTTCGCTGAATTCGCTGGATTAGTTTTGCACGGAAAAAGACCAGTAGTTGATTCAATTAAAAAAGCAACAAAGAAACGTAAAAAAAATCGTTAA